From Anopheles funestus chromosome 3RL, idAnoFuneDA-416_04, whole genome shotgun sequence, a single genomic window includes:
- the LOC125768574 gene encoding SAP30-binding protein: MSSKNSALASLTATYTDSENEDDRRSDDDSPQSDGGSSVSQIRSRQQTPLREMSESSGTPITQSNTASLPFKSAEPSGASDNGTPVPTRKKALRLVSYIDDTIVDTDEENNSPAHSDQEEIVQSEHEPEPQRSPSPEKIDRAKLYGFSLPPEPKGKSSQELQDKIAALHERMKNSNMDTNRIIQERKEFRNPSIYEKLIHFCDINELGTNYSPEIFDPFQWGKESYYEELAKAQKVEMEKVEKARKEATKTEIQTGVKRVDPDESKKRKSKWDQPGVLGAAPGMLGTAAAVAMVNALKPAGIIQQTLTTTATGTKGTVISAFGSLPKKPKV; the protein is encoded by the exons ATGAGCTCGAAAAATTCTGCACTTGCATCACTAACCGCTACTTATACGGATTCGGAAAATGAAGATGATCGTCGTTCGGACGATGATTCACCTCAATCAGATGGAGGAAGCTCCGTGTCACAG ATTCGTTCTCGCCAGCAGACACCTCTGCGGGAAATGTCCGAGAGCTCTGGAACGCCCATCACGCAAAGCAACACTGCAAGCCTTCCGTTCAAATCGGCCGAACCTAGTGGTGCTAGCGACAATGGAACACCTGTCCCAACACGTAAGAAAGCACTCCGGCTCGTTAGCTACATCGACGATACGATAGTAGATACAGACGAAGAAAACAACTCGCCGGCACACAGCGACCAAGAGGAGATAGTCCAATCAGAACACGAACCAGAACCACAGCGAAGCCCTTCGCCGGAAAAGATCGACCGAGCAAAACTGTACGGTTTCAGTTTGCCACCCGAACCCAAGGGCAAAAGTTCGCAGGAATTGCAGGATAAGATAGCCGCACTGCATGAACGGATGAAAAATTCCAACATGGACACAAACCGCATTATTCAGGAACGGAAAGAGTTCCGTAATccaagcatctacgaaaaactTATCCATTTCTGCGATATAAACGAGCTGGGCACGAACTATTCACCCGAAATATTTGATCCCTTCCAATGGGGCAAGGAGTCATACTACGAGGAGCTCGCGAAGGCACAAAAGGTCGAGAtggaaaaggtggaaaaagcGCGCAAGGAAGCGACGAAAACGGAAATACAAACTGGTGTGAAGCGTGTCGATCCGGACGAGTCGAAAAAGCGGAAATCGAAATGGGACCAACCGGGTGTGTTGGGAGCGGCACCTGGTATGCTGGGAACCGCAGCTGCCGTCGCCATGGTGAATGCCCTGAAACCGGCAGGTATTATACAGCAGACGCTCACAACGACGGCTACCGGAACGAAGGGAACCGTTATATCGGCGTTTGGATCGCTACCAAAGAAGCCCAAGGTTTAA
- the LOC125768572 gene encoding translation initiation factor eIF-2B subunit beta, which produces MKELVKETPVLPIKGIEEFVQDVRLRKIFGSLKLASKTLQLQMDLVSKKSWSTAEELLTLIRDQGRFLAEALPHDIVVANTIRRVMKIVREEYDSSRVVHFDDGQSILSLHKLVTQAADPERDDYSKPMPGLKNALMDHLSEIETELETTGDSISTQAAEHIHSAELIMTIGYSRAVEKFLRKAAETRPIEVVVVECAPDCRGQQLAANLGRAKIQTTLISDAAIFAIMSRINKIIIGTHSVLANGGLQAVCGTYSLALSAKHFSVPVIVLAPTYKLTPVHLCNYEQGDFNILGNTEAVLPFKSLAARFTKAYNPLFDYVPPELVTLFVTNNGSNAPSYIYRLIGELYHPDDNQL; this is translated from the exons atgaaagaattaGTAAAGGAAACACCTGTCCTGCCAATTAAAGGAATTGAAGAATTTGTTCAGGATGTCCGCCTACG GAAAATCTTCGGATCTCTCAAGCTCGCTTCGAAAACACTACAACTGCAGATGGATCTCGTATCGAAAAAATCATGGAGCACGGCGGAAGAGCTGCTGACGTTGATTCGAGACCAGGGTCGTTTTCTGGCCGAAGCCCTTCCGCATGACATCGTAGTAGCGAACACCATCCGTCGTGTAATGAAAATCGTGCGCGAAGAGTATGACTCTTCCCGTGTGGTACACTTTGACGACGGTCAAAGCATACTTTCACTTCACAAACTTGTAACACAGGCGGCTGATCCGGAACGGGATGACTATTCAAAACCGATGCCTGGGCTCAAGAACGCACTGATGGATCATTTGTCGGAAATAGAAACTGAACTGGAAACGACGGGTGACAGTATATCTACGCAGGCAGCTGAACACATTCATTCGGCGGAACTGATCATGACCATCGGGTATTCGCGAGCGGTAGAGAAATTTCTCCGCAAGGCTGCCGAAACTCGTCCTATCGAGGTGGTTGTGGTGGAGTGTGCACCAGATTGCAGAGGTCAGCAACTGGCGGCCAATCTTGGACGGGCAAAGATCCAAACAACACTCATATCCGATGCGGCAATCTTCGCGATCATGTCCCGCATCAATAAGATCATCATCGGTACGCATTCGGTGCTGGCGAACGGTGGACTGCAGGCGGTTTGTGGAACATACAGCTTAGCACTGTCTGCGAAACACTTTTCCGTGCCGGTGATTGTGCTGGCCCCTACGTACAAGCTGACTCCAGTGCACTTGTGCAATTACGAGCAGGGTGACTTTAATATCCTAGGCAACACGGAAGCGGTCCTGCCATTCAAAAGCTTGGCGGCACGGTTCACAAAAGCGTACAATCCGCTATTTGATTACGTACCACCGGAACTGGTGACGCTCTTCGTAACGAATAA tGGCTCCAACGCTCCTTCGTATATATACCGTTTGATTGGGGAACTATATCATCCAGACGATAACCAACTGTGA
- the LOC125768575 gene encoding ras-related protein Rab-43: protein MSASGPTSLISTAGDESFDFLFKIVLIGDCGTGKTCIVQRFKSGNFIESHGNTIGVDFSMKAVSVDGKKVKLQIWDTAGQERFRTITQSYYRSANGVLIVYDITKRSSFLSLQRWIDEVRRYTASNVMIFVIGNKSDLDSIREVEFSEAQNLCQYIPEVMFVMETSAKDNRCIEDAFMTLATELKRRHDGINASEDEEGITLGQSKSLSTNSCNALCNLT, encoded by the exons ATGTCCGCTTCAGGTCCAACATCGTTGATATCGACGGCTGGTGATGAATCGTTCGATTTCCTGTTCAAAATCGTACTAATCGGAGACTGTGGCACCGGCAAGACATGCATCGTGCAGAGGTTTAAATCGGGTAACTTTATCGAAAGCCACGGCAACACGATCGGTGTCGACTTCTCGATGAAAGCCGTGTCTGTCGATGGGAAGAAGGTTAAG TTGCAAATATGGGATACAGCCGGTCAGGAGCGTTTTCGTACCATCACACAAAGTTACTACCGTTCGGCTAACGGTGTTTTAATTG TGTACGACATCACCAAACGATCGTCCTTTCTAAGCTTGCAGCGATGGATTGACGAGGTGCGAAGGTACACGGCTTCTAACGTGATGATATTCGTGATAGGCAACAAATCCGACCTGGATTCAATAAGGGAGGTAGAGTTTTCCGAAGCCCAAAACCTGTGCCAGTACATCCCCGAAGTGATGTTTGTGATGGAAACATCGGCAAAAGACAATCGTTGCATCGAGGACGCATTTATGACGCTAGCAACAGAACTAAAG CGACGCCACGACGGAATAAATGCGTCCGAGGATGAGGAAGGTATAACGCTGGGTCAGAGTAAATCGTTATCTACAAACTCGTGCAACGCGCTGTGCAATTTAACGTGA
- the LOC125768569 gene encoding uncharacterized protein LOC125768569 isoform X1, translated as MLCAICWLAHVDELARQVRQLDGQLKSAIEKLDHKMIEYKSRFSEINDEIKDYFRDKILALQQQQTELLGSSQGILNDAVCSHEVVRAKIDQLMVSIGRPIVGSLDPVQVYLKLHKDMSIILEEVSLWGRERVIFNREKLKVESIFDTTPVTIVKPNTVVKPSLKHQLHPNSSELSVTQFYKSHVYKPRLLWDHCQRPTGVGFAPWNHAGLEKPLLYIAGSECRIVFGIDKTNGHIVQKITHDELSYPQCITFDPDKRELLVTDKWKHCIFVFSHDGQLIRKLCSKGDQAGQLRSPEGIAFCPSGFIFVCDTGNDRIQCLSPSDGRVYSQFGRLTKDQLVKGTLSKISSRMVDLKNPTDIVVQKDSIIVLDAGNRRVKLFNKCGEQLLEFGQTGTINGQFQYPEVIGVDPAGFILVGDGGNAKVLVYRPNGQFVTALGSRGDSAGKFNWISGICVSKDWEIVISDYKNHAVQLIF; from the exons AGCCGCTTTTCCGAGATCAACGACGAGATAAAGGATTATTTTCGCGACAAAATCCTCGCccttcaacagcaacaaacggaACTATTAG GTTCATCGCAAGGAATACTAAACGATGCGGTCTGTTCGCACGAAGTGGTAAGGGCGAAAATTGACCAACTGATGGTATCGATTGGGCGCCCGATCGTTGGATCATTGGATCCGGTCCAGGTGTACCTTAAGCTGCACAAAGATATGTCTATCATTTTGGAGGAGGTGTCACTATGGGGTCGTGAGCGTGTCATTTTTAATCGG GAAAAACTAAAGGTGGAGTCCATTTTTGACACCACACCTGTAACAATCGTAAAGCCTAATACGGTTGTTAAACCTTCGCTCAAGCATCAGTTACATCCGAACTCATCAGAGCTATCGGTAACACAATTTTATAA AAGCCACGTTTACAAACCCAGACTGCTCTGGGATCACTGCCAGCGTCCGACCGGTGTTGGATTTGCACCCTGGAACCATGCGGGATTGGAAAAGCCACTTCTTTACATCGCTGGATCTGAATGTCGTATCGTTTTTGGAATAGATAA AACCAACGGTCACATAGTGCAGAAGATAACACACGATGAGCTAAGCTATCCACAATGTATCACGTTCGATCCCGATAAGAGGGAACTGTTAGTTACGGATAAGTGGAAACactgtatttttgtgttttcccaCGATGGTCAACTGATTCGAAAGCTTTGCTCGAAGGGTGATCAAGCTGGTCAATTGAG ATCACCAGAAGGGATTGCATTCTGTCCGAGTGGTTTCATCTTCGTGTGCGACACTGGAAATGATAGAATACAG TGTCTTAGCCCCAGCGATGGCAGAGTTTACAGCCAATTCGGACGCCTTACGAAAGATCAGCTCGTGAAGGGTACGCTATCGAAAATTTCCTCGCGCATGGTGGATCTGAAGAATCCTACCGACATCGTTGTGCAGAAAGATTCCATAATAGTACTGGATGCTGGAAATCGTAGGGTGAAACTGTTCAACAAGTGCGGCGAACAGTTGCTAGAGTTCGGTCAAACCGGTACGATCAACGGTCAGTTCCAGTATCCGGAGGTGATCGGTGTGGATCCGGCCGGTTTTATCCTCGTCGGTGATGGAGGCAACGCGAAGGTTTTAGTCTATCGCCCGAACGGACAGTTTGTTACGGCGCTCGGATCGCGTGGTGACTCCGCAGGGAAGTTTAACTGGATTTCAGGCATTTGCGTTAGCAAAGATTGGGAAATTGTCATCAGCGATTACAAAAACCACGCCGTGCAACTGATTTTCTAA
- the LOC125768569 gene encoding tripartite motif-containing protein 2-like isoform X2 produces the protein MTNLTQRRTEGSSQGILNDAVCSHEVVRAKIDQLMVSIGRPIVGSLDPVQVYLKLHKDMSIILEEVSLWGRERVIFNREKLKVESIFDTTPVTIVKPNTVVKPSLKHQLHPNSSELSVTQFYKSHVYKPRLLWDHCQRPTGVGFAPWNHAGLEKPLLYIAGSECRIVFGIDKTNGHIVQKITHDELSYPQCITFDPDKRELLVTDKWKHCIFVFSHDGQLIRKLCSKGDQAGQLRSPEGIAFCPSGFIFVCDTGNDRIQCLSPSDGRVYSQFGRLTKDQLVKGTLSKISSRMVDLKNPTDIVVQKDSIIVLDAGNRRVKLFNKCGEQLLEFGQTGTINGQFQYPEVIGVDPAGFILVGDGGNAKVLVYRPNGQFVTALGSRGDSAGKFNWISGICVSKDWEIVISDYKNHAVQLIF, from the exons ATGACCAACCTAACCCAACGCCGAACCGAAGGTTCATCGCAAGGAATACTAAACGATGCGGTCTGTTCGCACGAAGTGGTAAGGGCGAAAATTGACCAACTGATGGTATCGATTGGGCGCCCGATCGTTGGATCATTGGATCCGGTCCAGGTGTACCTTAAGCTGCACAAAGATATGTCTATCATTTTGGAGGAGGTGTCACTATGGGGTCGTGAGCGTGTCATTTTTAATCGG GAAAAACTAAAGGTGGAGTCCATTTTTGACACCACACCTGTAACAATCGTAAAGCCTAATACGGTTGTTAAACCTTCGCTCAAGCATCAGTTACATCCGAACTCATCAGAGCTATCGGTAACACAATTTTATAA AAGCCACGTTTACAAACCCAGACTGCTCTGGGATCACTGCCAGCGTCCGACCGGTGTTGGATTTGCACCCTGGAACCATGCGGGATTGGAAAAGCCACTTCTTTACATCGCTGGATCTGAATGTCGTATCGTTTTTGGAATAGATAA AACCAACGGTCACATAGTGCAGAAGATAACACACGATGAGCTAAGCTATCCACAATGTATCACGTTCGATCCCGATAAGAGGGAACTGTTAGTTACGGATAAGTGGAAACactgtatttttgtgttttcccaCGATGGTCAACTGATTCGAAAGCTTTGCTCGAAGGGTGATCAAGCTGGTCAATTGAG ATCACCAGAAGGGATTGCATTCTGTCCGAGTGGTTTCATCTTCGTGTGCGACACTGGAAATGATAGAATACAG TGTCTTAGCCCCAGCGATGGCAGAGTTTACAGCCAATTCGGACGCCTTACGAAAGATCAGCTCGTGAAGGGTACGCTATCGAAAATTTCCTCGCGCATGGTGGATCTGAAGAATCCTACCGACATCGTTGTGCAGAAAGATTCCATAATAGTACTGGATGCTGGAAATCGTAGGGTGAAACTGTTCAACAAGTGCGGCGAACAGTTGCTAGAGTTCGGTCAAACCGGTACGATCAACGGTCAGTTCCAGTATCCGGAGGTGATCGGTGTGGATCCGGCCGGTTTTATCCTCGTCGGTGATGGAGGCAACGCGAAGGTTTTAGTCTATCGCCCGAACGGACAGTTTGTTACGGCGCTCGGATCGCGTGGTGACTCCGCAGGGAAGTTTAACTGGATTTCAGGCATTTGCGTTAGCAAAGATTGGGAAATTGTCATCAGCGATTACAAAAACCACGCCGTGCAACTGATTTTCTAA